The proteins below are encoded in one region of Deinococcota bacterium:
- a CDS encoding DUF4258 domain-containing protein: MTVPKRPRVRTLADLRPLVREGRYRVARHAARHAACEGFTESDMVAAVLYGRELLRYLEDERLLVLGTIRPSPSVAIPLHVVLEYARPRWVDVVTAFIPERPHKLISRARLAHLLRYDRHEPALEELKRAV; encoded by the coding sequence ATGACCGTACCCAAGCGTCCGCGCGTTCGCACCCTTGCAGACTTGCGGCCCCTCGTTCGGGAAGGGCGCTACCGCGTTGCCCGGCACGCCGCCAGGCACGCGGCCTGTGAGGGCTTTACCGAGAGCGACATGGTCGCGGCGGTGCTCTACGGGCGCGAGCTCTTGCGCTACCTCGAGGACGAGCGCTTGCTCGTCCTGGGCACGATTCGCCCCAGTCCCTCGGTCGCCATCCCGCTGCACGTCGTCCTCGAGTACGCCAGGCCCAGATGGGTGGACGTGGTCACCGCCTTTATCCCCGAACGGCCGCATAAGCTCATCTCGCGCGCGCGCCTCGCCCACCTCTTGCGCTACGACCGCCACGAGCCCGCCCTGGAGGAGCTGAAGCGGGCCGTCTAG